One Fuerstiella marisgermanici DNA window includes the following coding sequences:
- a CDS encoding inositol monophosphatase family protein: MKLSGTELTELANLAIDAATSAGEMIARSRPKQIEHKSGGGSLASQVVTEVDRRSEAIILETLTPTLQRFELGLLTEEQPDDGGRFRTDYFWCIDPIDGTLPFIEGTPGYGVSIALVRRDGTPTIGVVYDPVEKTVVHAIAGAGLFRNGQPWDQPSSSGTVRATQVYKAGNVVDFARSPPKREKQDFWRSPLQRAHMHCEKLSFPGGTALSLFTDRSFLSSERRDQITAGLELIARDMGLTGLHVDATAGAVMNASKVLANPLACYVKLPKQNGGGSLWDYAATSCIFSEAGAVATDINGQPFDLNRADSTFMCHRGILFATNEMLAQRIRSLFR, encoded by the coding sequence ATGAAACTCTCTGGTACCGAACTTACCGAACTCGCCAACCTTGCGATCGACGCGGCCACGTCGGCGGGTGAGATGATCGCTCGCTCCCGACCAAAGCAGATCGAGCACAAGTCCGGTGGCGGCAGTCTCGCGTCGCAGGTGGTTACCGAAGTCGACCGGCGCAGCGAGGCCATCATCCTCGAGACACTTACCCCGACGCTTCAGCGTTTCGAACTTGGACTGCTCACCGAAGAACAACCAGACGACGGCGGCCGATTTCGCACCGACTACTTCTGGTGCATCGACCCGATCGATGGCACGCTGCCCTTCATCGAGGGCACACCTGGATACGGAGTGTCAATCGCACTGGTTCGCCGCGACGGAACTCCAACGATTGGCGTTGTCTACGACCCGGTGGAGAAGACGGTGGTTCATGCGATTGCCGGTGCAGGGTTATTCCGAAACGGGCAACCCTGGGACCAGCCGTCGTCCAGCGGGACGGTCAGGGCGACGCAGGTTTACAAGGCGGGCAATGTAGTGGACTTCGCCAGAAGTCCCCCAAAGCGTGAAAAGCAGGACTTCTGGCGAAGTCCACTACAACGCGCGCATATGCATTGTGAAAAACTGAGTTTCCCAGGCGGGACGGCGCTCTCACTGTTCACTGATAGAAGTTTTCTCTCCAGTGAGCGACGCGACCAGATCACTGCAGGCCTGGAGCTGATTGCCCGAGACATGGGGCTGACAGGTCTGCATGTTGATGCAACCGCCGGAGCGGTCATGAATGCGAGCAAAGTGCTCGCGAACCCACTCGCGTGCTATGTGAAGTTGCCAAAACAAAACGGCGGCGGAAGCTTGTGGGACTACGCAGCAACGTCGTGCATCTTCAGCGAAGCGGGTGCGGTTGCCACCGACATCAACGGCCAACCATTCGACCTCAACCGAGCCGACTCGACGTTCATGTGCCACCGAGGTATCCTCTTCGCGACGAACGAAATGCTCGCGCAGCGAATACGAAGTCTGTTTCGCTGA
- the tnpA gene encoding IS200/IS605 family transposase: MAAHQQLLYHIVFSTKERRPFLQDDSFREDVWAYMAGIAKNLGGFAIRIGGYHDHAHLLVRIPAKVAVSDFVGKLKANTSKHINESRGVGMKFHWQDGYGAFTVSPSQQDAVVAYIDRQVEHHRKQSFQEEFLQILKRHKVDYDSKYIWE; this comes from the coding sequence ATGGCTGCTCATCAACAACTTCTCTACCACATTGTGTTTAGCACCAAAGAGCGCCGACCGTTCCTGCAAGACGATTCGTTCCGAGAAGATGTGTGGGCATACATGGCGGGCATCGCAAAGAACCTTGGTGGTTTCGCCATCCGAATTGGTGGCTATCACGATCACGCTCACCTACTGGTGCGGATTCCAGCCAAGGTCGCCGTGTCCGACTTTGTTGGCAAACTAAAAGCGAACACAAGTAAGCACATTAATGAATCTCGTGGTGTCGGAATGAAGTTTCATTGGCAAGACGGGTATGGAGCGTTCACCGTCAGTCCGTCGCAGCAGGATGCCGTCGTTGCGTACATCGACCGACAGGTCGAGCATCATCGCAAGCAGTCGTTTCAGGAAGAGTTCCTGCAGATTTTGAAACGGCATAAAGTCGATTACGACTCGAAGTACATTTGGGAGTAG
- a CDS encoding phosphotransferase gives MIESDRFDANLTAFVLRSTGAATISSTEVVQSLWSGYGQIVRCHLTGGETQSVVLKHVRWPDQQTHPRGWTTDHSHQRKLKSYQVETSWYERYAQRCVDACRVPKCVAAEHRSDGVLLLLEDLNAAGFAGRRRSVGDAEVDACLSWLASFHATFMGEQPEDLWTIGTYWHLATRPDELNALDDSPLKTAASELDRRLSGSPFQTFVHGDAKLANFCFSLDGRSAAAVDFQYVGGGCGMKDVAYFISSCFDEDECERRASTMLDRYFEFLHEALKRSDKAIDSRALEANWRELYPIAWTDFFRFLQGWSPGHWKAHRYSKRLASEVLNSL, from the coding sequence ATGATCGAGTCAGATCGATTCGACGCAAATCTGACTGCATTCGTGCTTCGGTCCACGGGCGCGGCGACGATATCAAGTACCGAGGTCGTCCAGAGTCTGTGGAGCGGCTATGGGCAGATTGTGCGGTGTCATCTCACCGGTGGCGAGACTCAAAGCGTCGTTCTGAAGCATGTGCGCTGGCCTGACCAGCAAACCCACCCGCGCGGCTGGACGACCGATCATTCGCATCAGCGAAAGCTCAAGTCGTATCAAGTTGAGACGTCGTGGTATGAACGCTATGCACAGCGGTGCGTCGATGCGTGTCGGGTGCCCAAGTGCGTGGCCGCCGAGCATCGTTCCGATGGCGTCCTTCTTCTGCTGGAAGACCTGAACGCCGCAGGCTTCGCTGGTCGCCGCCGCAGCGTGGGTGACGCCGAAGTCGATGCGTGCCTGTCATGGCTCGCAAGCTTCCACGCCACGTTCATGGGAGAGCAGCCCGAAGATTTGTGGACAATCGGAACGTATTGGCACCTGGCTACTCGGCCCGATGAGCTCAACGCGCTCGACGACAGTCCGCTGAAAACTGCTGCCAGCGAACTCGATCGTCGACTTTCTGGCAGCCCCTTCCAAACGTTCGTTCATGGCGATGCCAAGCTCGCAAACTTCTGCTTTAGCCTGGATGGGCGAAGTGCGGCCGCTGTGGATTTTCAGTACGTCGGTGGCGGTTGTGGCATGAAAGACGTTGCCTACTTCATCAGCAGTTGCTTCGACGAAGACGAATGCGAGCGTAGAGCATCGACTATGCTGGATCGCTATTTCGAGTTTCTTCACGAAGCGCTGAAACGTTCGGATAAGGCAATCGACAGCCGCGCACTCGAAGCCAACTGGCGTGAGTTGTACCCCATTGCATGGACGGACTTTTTCCGCTTTCTTCAAGGCTGGAGCCCCGGCCATTGGAAGGCTCATCGCTACAGCAAACGGCTCGCAAGCGAGGTTCTGAACTCCTTATGA